The Mauremys mutica isolate MM-2020 ecotype Southern chromosome 1, ASM2049712v1, whole genome shotgun sequence genome has a segment encoding these proteins:
- the LOC123376330 gene encoding myelin-oligodendrocyte glycoprotein-like, translated as MAAQMKKWLLLVCGAVLLRAGDPVRIEADEGEDVLLPCIVERRDADHLPKPTVNWQRSGSEVVNSYYNGKNHPVYQSGRYKGRTEFASQGLSEGNVSLLLKNVTPADFGNYTCHASLYENSPQTLQTVLLMQKKTQGRSATFPYQL; from the exons ATGGCAGCCCAGATGAAGAAGTGGCTGTTACTTGTGTGTGGCGCTGTCCTGCTGCGAG ccGGTGACCCTGTCAGAATTGAAGCAGATGAAGGTGAAGACGTGCTCCTGCCCTGCATTGTTGAACGTAGAGACGCCGACCATCTTCCAAAGCCGACAGTGAACTGGCAGCGGTCAGGGAGTGAAGTCGTGAACAGCTACTACAATGGCAAGAACCATCCAGTGTATCAGTCTGGACGATATAAGGGGAGAACGGAGTTCGCATCTCAGGGATTGTCCGAGGGCAACGTGTCTCTGCTACTGAAGAATGTAACCCCCGCTGACTTTGGGAACTACACTTGTCATGCTAGTTTATATGAGAACAGCCCCCAAACTTTACAAACTGTCCTGCTGATGCAGAAAAAGACCCAAGGTAGGTCAGCGACGTTCCCTTATCAACTGTGA